In one Candidatus Absconditicoccus praedator genomic region, the following are encoded:
- the gatA gene encoding Asp-tRNA(Asn)/Glu-tRNA(Gln) amidotransferase subunit GatA — protein MNYTLKDYINKVDNNTIQPESIVEDYLNKAQKENDKYFSYVRFHEDYIKENIQSLQQLPLRGAPIGVKDNFITKGYVSSCGSKMLENYIGVYESTVTQNLKQAGACMIGKTNMDEFAMGSSTENSYFGVTKNPYGENMIPGGSSGGSAVAVASDGCIAALGTDTGGSIRQPASMCGVVGLKPTYGRVSRFGIQAMASSLDQAGTFTKTVEDASILLKAMSGKDENDATSVHKEDYDSWDDAVKTKDLKGYKIAVFNEFFGEGIDEDVKKVVKENISKIESLGAQVEYIDFPMLEYALSVYYVVMPAELSTNLSRFDGIRFGHQKDSFDFDSIYDYYSNIRKEGFGDETKRRIIVGTYVLSAGYYDAYYLRAQKIRKLIKKDFDKIFAEYDAIVGPVAPTAAWKIGEKTNDPLKMYLSDIYTIPANLAGLPAISVPGGFVNKDGSDLPVGIHIMANQWREDNIFAVSSALEKNN, from the coding sequence ATGAATTATACATTAAAAGATTATATTAACAAAGTTGATAACAATACTATCCAACCTGAATCTATAGTAGAAGATTATCTAAATAAAGCTCAAAAAGAAAATGACAAGTATTTTTCATATGTTAGATTTCACGAAGATTATATAAAAGAAAATATTCAATCCTTGCAACAGCTTCCTTTGAGATGAGCTCCAATATGAGTAAAAGACAACTTTATTACAAAATGATATGTATCAAGTTGTGGTTCAAAAATGCTTGAAAATTATATTTGAGTTTATGAGTCTACAGTAACACAAAATCTTAAACAAGCCTGAGCTTGTATGATTGGGAAAACAAATATGGATGAGTTTGCTATGTGAAGTAGTACCGAAAACTCATATTTTTGAGTAACAAAAAACCCGTACTGAGAAAATATGATTCCTGGGGGGTCTTCTGGATGATCTGCAGTTGCTGTTGCTTCTGATGGCTGTATAGCTGCTCTTGGTACAGATACTTGATGAAGTATAAGACAACCTGCTAGTATGTGTGGGGTAGTAGGTTTGAAACCAACATATTGAAGAGTTTCTAGATTTGGTATTCAGGCTATGGCTTCATCATTGGATCAGGCTTGAACATTTACTAAAACTGTAGAAGATGCTTCTATACTTTTGAAGGCTATGTCTTGAAAAGATGAAAATGATGCTACAAGTGTACACAAAGAAGATTATGATTCTTGGGATGATGCAGTCAAAACAAAAGATTTGAAATGATATAAAATTGCTGTGTTCAATGAGTTTTTTGGAGAATGAATTGATGAAGATGTGAAAAAAGTAGTTAAAGAAAATATTTCTAAAATTGAATCTTTGTGAGCACAGGTAGAGTATATTGATTTTCCTATGCTTGAATATGCTTTGTCTGTGTATTATGTGGTGATGCCAGCTGAACTAAGTACTAACTTGTCTAGATTTGATGGTATAAGATTTTGACATCAAAAAGACAGTTTTGATTTTGATAGTATATATGATTACTATTCTAATATAAGAAAAGAAGGTTTTGGTGATGAGACAAAAAGAAGAATAATAGTAGGAACATATGTTTTGAGTGCAGGTTATTATGATGCTTATTATCTTAGAGCTCAGAAGATAAGAAAACTTATAAAGAAAGATTTTGATAAAATATTTGCTGAATATGATGCAATAGTAGGTCCTGTAGCTCCTACAGCTGCCTGGAAAATATGAGAAAAAACAAATGATCCATTGAAAATGTATCTTTCTGATATATATACTATACCAGCAAATCTGGCTTGATTGCCTGCAATCTCAGTTCCATGAGGTTTTGTAAATAAAGACTGATCAGATTTGCCAGTGTGAATTCATATAATGGCAAATCAGTGGAGAGAAGATAATATTTTTGCTGTATCTTCAGCTTTGGAAAAAAACAACTAA
- a CDS encoding FMN-dependent NADH-azoreductase — protein MKKLYINASPNGENSYSKVLGDYIDSKIVGETDFVDLIKSEVPFLTSESLGYHFGKLDYDGLSSESKIIADTQQNYINKLLEAEILIISTPMWNFGMPAILKAYFDLIIKPQSTFKIGENGFEGLVHNIKTAYVVGARGGIFKGEKSENMDNLSSETKKLLNFIGVNSVRQFWLEGTGVLSDNQLQDNLSNLKKEIDEVV, from the coding sequence ATGAAAAAATTATATATTAATGCATCACCCAATTGAGAAAATTCATATTCTAAAGTTTTGTGAGATTATATAGACTCAAAAATCGTCTGAGAAACTGATTTTGTAGATTTGATAAAATCAGAAGTGCCTTTTCTTACAAGTGAATCTTTGGGTTATCATTTTGGCAAACTGGATTATGATGGTCTTTCTTCTGAATCAAAAATAATTGCAGATACTCAGCAAAATTATATAAATAAGTTGTTGGAAGCTGAAATTCTTATAATTTCTACTCCAATGTGGAATTTTGGTATGCCAGCTATTTTAAAAGCTTACTTTGACTTGATAATAAAACCTCAGTCTACTTTTAAGATTTGAGAAAATGGTTTTGAATGACTTGTACATAATATAAAGACTGCTTATGTTGTATGAGCAAGATGATGAATTTTCAAATGAGAAAAATCTGAAAATATGGACAATTTATCATCTGAAACTAAAAAATTATTGAATTTTATTTGAGTAAACAGTGTAAGACAATTTTGGCTGGAGTGAACAGGTGTTTTGAGTGATAACCAACTACAAGACAATTTATCAAACTTGAAGAAAGAAATAGATGAAGTGGTTTAA
- a CDS encoding PAS domain S-box protein, which translates to MYKNKNDDGFNNLAFQYFEAIQEGTIVSKTDIDGNITYANEKFCEISGYTREELIGNSHNMVRHPEMSDEFFADMWDTIKNKKQPFWGTIKNQKKNGGYYWVKAMVKPILDENGNILEFISLRQDITKEKDFEEKIKRQYDFITYAFNKYVSQNLIEKIISENKLPTDFEKRNLTVMFVDMEDYTFLTDKFGTKKVVELSSLFFKYIVKYVQKYGGSVDKYIGDNVMCVRNGFEENEFHSQNACKAALEIIGNISEFKNEVKKILLDDVNIRIGISSGDCLVGNIGTDVKFDYTVIGGPVNLASRLEGANKRFGTNILIDYFCYENIKNSLQADFIGNIKIRGFHKKVDVYSL; encoded by the coding sequence ATGTATAAAAATAAAAATGATGACTGATTTAATAATTTAGCATTTCAATATTTTGAAGCTATACAAGAATGAACTATTGTTTCAAAAACTGATATAGACTGAAATATCACATACGCAAACGAAAAATTTTGTGAAATTTCTGGATACACTCGAGAAGAGCTGATTTGAAACTCTCATAATATGGTAAGACATCCTGAAATGTCGGATGAGTTTTTCGCAGATATGTGGGATACAATAAAAAATAAAAAACAACCATTTTGGTGAACAATCAAAAATCAAAAGAAGAATTGATGATATTATTGGGTAAAAGCTATGGTGAAGCCTATACTGGATGAAAATTGAAACATATTGGAGTTTATATCTTTAAGGCAGGATATTACTAAAGAAAAAGATTTTGAAGAAAAGATTAAAAGACAGTATGATTTTATAACATATGCATTCAATAAGTATGTTTCTCAAAATCTTATAGAAAAAATAATTTCAGAAAACAAGTTGCCTACTGATTTTGAAAAAAGAAATCTTACTGTAATGTTTGTAGATATGGAAGATTATACATTTCTTACTGATAAGTTTGGTACAAAGAAAGTGGTGGAATTATCTTCTTTGTTTTTCAAGTATATTGTAAAATATGTTCAAAAATATTGAGGAAGTGTTGATAAGTATATTTGAGATAATGTAATGTGTGTGCGAAACTGATTTGAAGAAAATGAGTTTCATTCACAAAATGCTTGTAAGGCTGCTTTAGAAATTATTGGGAATATTTCTGAATTTAAAAATGAAGTAAAAAAAATTTTGTTGGATGATGTGAATATTCGTATATGAATAAGTAGTTGAGATTGTTTGGTATGAAATATTTGAACAGATGTAAAGTTTGATTATACTGTTATTGGATGACCTGTAAACTTAGCTTCTAGACTTGAGTGAGCAAACAAAAGATTTTGAACCAATATCTTGATAGACTATTTTTGTTATGAAAATATAAAAAATTCTCTTCAAGCAGATTTTATTGGTAATATAAAAATTCGTTGATTTCACAAAAAAGTTGATGTGTATTCTTTGTAG